One region of Tachysurus fulvidraco isolate hzauxx_2018 chromosome 9, HZAU_PFXX_2.0, whole genome shotgun sequence genomic DNA includes:
- the LOC125145406 gene encoding trace amine-associated receptor 13c-like codes for MNLMESNQSDGCDHFSCPERSVSPAVYILLYVCSAAVVLLTVCGNLLVIISVLHFKQLHTPTNMLLLSLAVSDFLVGALVMPPTLIWTIESCWIFGRHFCIGFLLIGGIIMTISIYNVALIAVDRYLALSNPFLYMSSISRRTMCNVVYSNWCVCIMYMTAFYYFSGSSETSVMCPGQCLLIVNEVWSVINLVVTFIFPLSVIIILYTRVFVIAKKHATAIRELNNHTRPKTQKITSYSMKSERKAAKVLGILVSVFLVCLLPFYIYSILGNVIEIQIKTLLKVLVVLHLNSTINPVIYALFYPWFRRCVKLIITLQFFLTDSEMVNMFTSPALLACMLFVPVAPLAWLAAASK; via the exons atgaacCTGATGGAGTCTAATCAGTCTGATGgctgtgatcatttctcctgtccagagagatctgtatctcctgcagtttatatcttactgtacgtgtgttcagctgctgtggttctgctaacagtgtgtggaaatctgctcgtcatcatttctgttcttcacttcaagcagcttcacacaccaacaaacatgctgctgctctctctggctgtaTCGGATTTCCTTGTTGGAGCTTTAGTGATGCCGCCAACGTTAATCTGGACAATAGAGTCATGTTGGATTTTTGGGAGACATTTCTGCATCGGTTTTTTGTTGATTGGTGGTATCATCATGACCATATCAATTTACAATGTTGCCCTAATCGCTGTAGACCGGTATTTGGCTCTGTCAAACCCTTTTCTCTACATGAGTTCTATATCTAGGAGGACTATGTGCAATGTGGTTTATtctaactggtgtgtgtgtattatgtatatgacagcattttattatttcagtggAAGCTCTGAAACTTCTGTAATGTGTCCTGGACAATGTTTATTAATTGTGAATGAGGTTTGGTCTGTAATTAATCTTGTGGtaacatttatatttccactttccgtcataatcatattgtatactcgagtttttgtgattgctaagaaacatgccactgctatcagagagcttaataatcacacacggcctaaaacacagaaaatcacctcatactccatgaaatctgagagaaaagcagctaaagtccTTGGTATtctagtgtctgtgtttctggtgtgtttacttccattttatatttacagtatattaggGAATGTTAttgaaatacagataaaaacatTGCTGAAGGTTTTGGTTGTGCTTCATCTTAATTCCACCattaatccagttatttatgctctgttttatccgtggttcaggaggtgtgttaaattaatcatAACTCTACAATTTTTTCTGACAGA CTCCGAGATGGTGAACATGTTTACCTCTCCAGCTCTCTTGGCCTGCATGCTGTTTGTGCCGGTAGCACCGCTAGCATGGTTAGCTGCAGCCTCGAAGTGA